One genomic window of Evansella cellulosilytica DSM 2522 includes the following:
- the proC gene encoding pyrroline-5-carboxylate reductase — protein MNTKLSFIGAGAMAEALINGWRRKGFLKGEQITISNKSNDDQLAKLVHTYQVQSTRKPENIISPDSMIILACKPKDWKSALSNLTHLMNENTPLISVMAGVSLSVIEQFVGNRVPVIRVMPNTSATVGASMTTIAYGKNVDPSIRHDITQLFNGVGETAEVDEAQLDATTALTGSGPAYVYYLIESMEMAAKKMGIEEQLAKKLVSQTLLGASLRAKECNEDPGQLYKQVMSPGGTTEAGFQVLQNNNVQQSLISCILSACERSLELKNEKSS, from the coding sequence ATGAATACAAAACTTAGTTTTATCGGTGCAGGCGCTATGGCGGAAGCGCTTATCAATGGGTGGAGAAGAAAAGGTTTCTTAAAAGGAGAGCAAATTACGATTTCAAATAAGTCTAATGACGATCAATTAGCAAAGCTTGTCCATACATATCAAGTACAATCCACTAGGAAGCCAGAAAACATCATTTCTCCTGATTCGATGATTATTTTAGCATGTAAACCAAAAGATTGGAAAAGTGCCTTATCAAACCTTACTCACTTAATGAATGAAAATACTCCTCTTATTTCTGTAATGGCTGGGGTATCCTTATCCGTTATCGAACAATTTGTCGGTAACCGAGTTCCTGTAATTCGTGTCATGCCAAATACGTCAGCTACCGTCGGGGCTTCCATGACCACCATTGCGTATGGAAAGAATGTTGATCCAAGCATTCGTCACGATATTACTCAACTATTTAATGGCGTAGGAGAAACAGCCGAAGTAGACGAAGCACAGCTTGATGCTACTACTGCTTTAACTGGTTCTGGTCCAGCGTATGTATATTACTTAATCGAGTCAATGGAAATGGCTGCTAAAAAAATGGGTATAGAAGAACAACTAGCTAAAAAACTCGTTTCTCAAACATTACTCGGTGCAAGTTTACGAGCAAAGGAGTGTAACGAGGATCCTGGGCAATTATACAAGCAAGTGATGAGCCCAGGTGGAACGACAGAGGCTGGCTTTCAAGTGTTACAGAATAATAATGTACAACAATCGCTAATCTCTTGTATCCTCAGTGCTTGTGAAAGATCTCTCGAACTTAAAAATGAAAAATCGTCATAA
- a CDS encoding phytoene desaturase family protein has translation MNKSQYDVIIVGGGLAGLSSAAYLAHNGKKVAVIERGKLGGRAMTIKMKGFQFNFGAHAIYGRDQSYLTKLEKELDLKLYWSDFTQMKAKYDLDDEVSVVPSNIGGLLQTKLLKGMDKFRFAYHILFTTLGFEKGDPDVSIKEWLDNKKVSPAVKEMMLNLAASNFFTGEPERIPSDVFFGYYKRLFKTNIPVSYIQGGWEKLINEFVRVIEQNGGEIITKTKVTGLEVNKNKIQKVYTKKNSYAAENFIFAIPPDELTSLFTETSIEKDLERYTDYEPTYVIFYDIGLKKRIDSSFTYIYDKAKQIFISDISYYDMEAAPPGGQLLQAVAYLKRDDINSPSAHERIIKEIEDFYDKHFEGWRKQLVVPRVSKVAVVQAIKWTMHQRGLPTSFSTLDNTFFAGDWCQGVGQLSELSFSSAYDVCQKIIKKQEEHKGA, from the coding sequence ATGAATAAAAGCCAATACGACGTAATCATCGTCGGTGGTGGCTTAGCTGGATTATCGTCCGCTGCTTACCTCGCACATAACGGAAAAAAAGTAGCTGTAATTGAACGAGGTAAACTCGGTGGTCGAGCAATGACCATAAAAATGAAAGGCTTCCAATTTAACTTTGGTGCCCATGCAATATATGGCAGAGATCAATCTTATTTAACTAAACTTGAAAAAGAACTCGATTTGAAACTTTATTGGTCTGACTTTACACAAATGAAAGCAAAATATGACTTAGATGACGAAGTTTCAGTAGTACCATCCAATATTGGTGGTTTACTACAAACGAAGCTCCTTAAAGGAATGGACAAATTTCGATTTGCATACCATATTTTATTTACAACGTTAGGATTTGAAAAAGGAGATCCCGATGTTTCAATAAAAGAATGGCTTGATAACAAAAAGGTAAGCCCGGCTGTGAAAGAAATGATGTTAAATCTTGCTGCTTCAAACTTTTTCACTGGTGAACCGGAACGAATTCCATCGGATGTTTTCTTCGGTTACTACAAAAGGCTTTTTAAAACTAATATCCCTGTCAGCTATATTCAAGGTGGGTGGGAAAAGCTTATTAACGAGTTCGTTCGTGTGATTGAACAAAATGGTGGAGAAATCATAACAAAAACAAAGGTAACTGGCCTTGAAGTGAATAAAAATAAAATTCAAAAGGTATACACGAAGAAAAATAGTTATGCTGCTGAAAATTTCATTTTTGCAATTCCACCTGATGAGCTTACGAGTTTATTTACAGAAACATCTATAGAGAAAGATCTAGAACGTTATACTGATTACGAGCCTACTTATGTTATCTTTTATGATATTGGCTTGAAAAAACGAATCGACTCGTCATTTACTTATATATATGATAAAGCGAAGCAAATTTTTATTTCTGATATATCATACTATGACATGGAAGCAGCACCACCTGGCGGACAATTATTGCAAGCAGTCGCTTACTTAAAAAGGGATGACATAAATAGCCCTAGCGCGCATGAACGGATCATTAAAGAGATTGAGGATTTTTATGATAAACACTTCGAAGGTTGGCGGAAACAGCTTGTTGTTCCTCGTGTATCAAAAGTTGCAGTTGTTCAAGCAATTAAATGGACAATGCATCAACGAGGATTACCTACCTCATTCTCCACTCTGGATAACACCTTTTTTGCAGGTGATTGGTGTCAAGGCGTTGGACAGCTATCTGAACTTTCATTTTCAAGCGCTTATGACGTATGTCAGAAAATCATTAAAAAACAAGAAGAACATAAAGGTGCTTAA
- a CDS encoding ion transporter, producing MTAEKNLPSWKKTVQHIVDHKYFSRVIIGLILFNAIIVGLETYPTIYENYKQLFFQIDMTLLWIFSIEIILRIIAAPSLKHFFKGGWNWFDVLIVSAGHIFAGAHFITVLRILRVLRVFRAVSVIPSLRKLVDALLMTIPALGNIMLLMSIIFYIFAVTGTMLFREVAPEYFGSIQLSLLTLFQVVTLESWASEVMRPILHILPWSWIYFVLFVLVGTFVVFNLFIGVIVNNVEKADNVDKEVENTHKEVTELRKEVRELKELLQQQINNNIK from the coding sequence ATGACAGCTGAAAAAAACTTACCTAGTTGGAAAAAGACCGTACAACATATTGTTGATCATAAATATTTTTCACGAGTCATTATAGGTCTCATTTTATTTAACGCTATTATTGTAGGTTTAGAAACATATCCAACTATTTATGAAAACTACAAGCAGCTTTTTTTTCAAATTGATATGACGTTACTCTGGATCTTTTCAATAGAAATTATTTTACGTATTATCGCTGCCCCTAGTTTAAAGCATTTTTTTAAAGGTGGGTGGAATTGGTTTGATGTCCTCATCGTTTCTGCAGGTCACATTTTCGCAGGTGCACACTTCATTACAGTATTAAGAATTTTACGTGTGCTGCGCGTCTTTAGAGCTGTATCAGTTATCCCATCACTTAGAAAATTAGTTGATGCTTTATTAATGACGATTCCTGCACTCGGAAATATAATGTTATTAATGAGTATCATTTTCTACATCTTTGCAGTGACTGGAACAATGCTATTTCGGGAAGTAGCACCAGAGTACTTCGGTTCTATCCAATTATCATTATTGACTTTATTTCAAGTAGTCACGTTAGAATCATGGGCAAGTGAAGTAATGAGACCAATATTACACATTCTTCCGTGGTCTTGGATTTATTTTGTTTTATTTGTACTCGTTGGAACGTTTGTTGTCTTTAATTTATTTATTGGCGTCATCGTTAACAATGTAGAAAAAGCTGACAACGTGGACAAAGAAGTTGAAAATACTCATAAGGAAGTTACTGAACTGAGAAAAGAGGTTCGTGAATTAAAGGAATTGCTACAGCAGCAAATTAATAATAATATCAAGTAA